The DNA window aaatgcttttcttctgattaatAATGGCATACATTGTAATCTTAGCCTGCCTTCTTAAAGCTTTTTaggcaaatgaaataaaatgtaactgCCAAAAAGATGCTGGGAGGCATGTTTATTGCAGgggtttcagatttttttaattttttatataggTGGAATGTTTTTGTTAGTCCATGACTGGTTCAAATTCTGCACAAAGGTAAATGGCACAGCACATACTGTGCCCAGGTTGAGGTAGAAATGAATTCTTGTCTAAAGCAGGAATACTTGTCATCAAATATTGTTTGACTTGAACAAAAATGCCCtaactggaaaggaaaatcatCTGCTCTTTTTCTGAGCTGTTCACTTCCTATAGCAGCCTTGATTGTCAAGACGTACAGAATTGGTACGTGCACCCATCTGAACTAGATTCTGTACTGGGAGTACCACTGCTGAGCATTTTCACAGGCCTGTTGGAAAGTTTATtgatctgctttatttttgtagcaTTCTTTTGTAGCCTTTTGCTTATTAAATGTAGAACCTTGACACTTGTCTGGAAACTTCCAACAGTATTGTCAATATCAATGAATAACTTCTTGCTGGTAAAGGACAAATGAAGACGTTTAATCTCTGGTGTACATATGGACAGATAGGactaataatttgaaaaaaaaaacaacccaaaccaacagTTAAAAACCGCATCTCGCAACAatgcttttccctttgcagcacacaggaaaacaagcagTGCGTGCCCACGGCGAGGTGTAGATTTTCCTGCAGGAACCAGGGAGCCTGGTGCCAGCCTGTCCGTGTCCCCGTGCACGCTCTCAGCCGTGCCCTGACCTACCAGGGTAACCTCTGCCTCCCCACCAACACTGGCACCGCGTCTGCAGCGGTGCAGGGCTCTGAGCgagagggaaggaaggtggTGGTGGCTGCCTGCTTTCGTCTTCAGGTGTCACCCTGGGCTTTTAGGgtgaaagaaaatcttcctgGAAGGTTTAGCTCTTGAGAAAATGAGGAACTACTGAGCTGCCTCCTCCACTTGTTATTGACAGCTCAGACAAAAGCAGTAGTGATGTTCTGGGCATCAGCTGCTAGAGTTTCTCCGTGGGATGGGTGTGGAGGAGGCagatataaaaacaaaacagaaggagCTTTGGCTGCTTCACGTAGAGGTCTGCACTCATCCCAGGACTAATGCTGACGGGCGACGGTGGATCTCTGGCAGAACAGTTCTTGGGAAACTGAATGAAATGTGGAATCTCCTGGCTTGTTTAAACTGGCTCCTGTATTTCTACTGTATCTAATAATGGGATGTTACTAAAATACAGATGAATAATAGAGATTATAATCTTCTGGCTACTAGAAAAAACTTTTTGCTGTGTTATATAGCTATAAGTATGTACACTGAAGTTAGGAACTACTCTGTCGTCCTACTACAAAAAAGAATAGTTTTAGATACTACTAAAAGAGTAGTCCCTTTTGTTTCTCATAGTGATATCAAGAGGCAAGTTAAGAAACCCAAGCAGAACTGTCAGCTTATAAATGTGCTGCTGATACACTACTTTGGTTAAAGTTCTCCAAGccaaagttttttttaatgctgtactTTATTGTGTTATTCAgcttattaataaaaaaattgaatattgACTTGGACAAGTCCCACATAGGACTCCACTTGGTAAATCTCATTTATTTGACACTGAACCCTCTATAGCTACTCTttgagtgggatttttttctacttgttgGTACACTCAATGGAGAgggttttttcagttccttAGATCATATTATGGTTATCTGGGCTTATAAATTCTTTTAagggcaggtttatttcctttctgttctgtttcatcCCAGGTGAGAGTGATGGCATTCAGTTTTCAGTGCTGATAAAAAGAGCTAgaactatatataaaaatgtatctcACGCTTTAGCTGAGctgtgaaaaatgtgaaattcaaaGTCATTGGATGCAACTGTAAGcaaatcttttgaaaaacaaaacaaacccttaaAAAATTGGAAATTCTGAGTTCAAAACATTCCTCAGCCAGCCATTGTGGTCACTGTTTTAGGTGCGAGAGCTGCCGAGAAGTTTGCCTCACCAGCCACTGGAGGCGAGAAGGGAAGTATGTGGAGGCCTGATAGTAATACTGCAGTTTCCCAGCTCAGgttctttccctttctgagaTCCTGTTTACTTTATATGATTGCAgtatatttaaaacatgatgCTTTGAAGTGCCCTTCTGAGGTCTGGCACAGCGGGGGGGAATTTACAGTTCCCACGTGCTAAATTGCTGTCCTTATTTTTActgtcagaaaactgaaattgaaGGCTGGTGGTTGTTTTCCAAGAATGAAGTGCAGATAAGGCATCTGCAGTTGCTAATAACTGGGAAATAACAATTCTGAATTTTAGAATTtggtgtttgtttgggtttttttttgtttggtttgtgttttgtgtgttggtttttttaaaaaaaagaactctCAAACTCATTATTGCCTATataatcttattaaaaatagGGTCATTGTCCTTATATCAGTCTCAATTTTATGACTGAGTCTGATTCCTACTAAAGGTTTTGTATTAATTTGGTGAACTCCTTACTACAAGGATTGTCCTGTAGTAAGTGACCACCATGgcagatggagcccaaggtaATGGACTgagtgaacccaatggacattttatgGCTATTTTGAAAGGGTGGTCCATAGAccaagggaatgatatcagcatattatatcaagggatgagaagggtggtggtggttaatgaggatgtattggattgtgtgggacctgggcatgacgtaaatagtatggaataaaGGGTGggtaatgtcctggtttcagctgagagagggttaattttcttcatagtagctagtgtggggttatgttttgcatttgtgctggaaacagtgttggtaatacagggatgtttttgttacatggacctgttgttgctgagcagtgcttacacagagccaaggccttttctgcttctcatgctgccccaccagcgggatggctgggggtgcacaaggagttgggaggggacacagccgggacagctgaccccaactgactaaagggatattccataccatatgatgtcatgctcagtttataagaggcttgaggaagaggagggacgggggggtggtggcattctgagtgatggcgtttgtcttcccaagtaactgttctgcgtgacagagccctgctttcctggggatggctgaacacctgcctgcccatgggaagtggggaatgaatcccttggtttgctttgcttgtgcgcgcagcttttgctttacccgttaaactgtctttatctcaacccaggagttttctcactttaacttttccaattctctccccagtCCTGCCGGGGGGCGGGGAACaagcgagtggctgcgtggtgctcagctggggtaaaaccacggCAAGGATTTATAATCCTGTGTCAGCTTTATGGGATGAAGGAAACTAGCAAGAAGTGGCCAAAATGAGAgaacatttaaataaagcaatattCTGTCTTGTACAATAAACCAGTAGAAAAATCCAGCAGCAGATATATGGTACAGGAATTAACTCTTCTTGTTTCCTGAAAACATACTGTGGCAGGAAGGTGAACAGATTAAACACTGTCCAACATAGCTTAAATGTACTTTACAGTTTTGGTTCCTACAAGTACAGCTGAGCTGCTGTCGCCATAAGCACGCGAGCTATTGGCTACATGCACTTTCTCTGAAGTTTATCAAGGGAGGTAACGTTGGCGGTAAACTTTCAGGGAGGAAGCTGACTGTGTCAATGCCATCCAGTTTCCTCCTCCACCCTGAAcccaaatgcattttaaattaagtgcAGTTGTAAGTAGTAAGCAATAACATTTTTGCTTGTTCTGAGTGGGATGTGTGTGCTTGCCATGCTGCCGGCCTCATCTGCTTCCAACTGGCAACTGCACAAAACCACAAGTCGGGAATCTTGACTGTCTAATCAAGAAGCCTGTATTTGGCGGTGTGTGCTCAGCTTACATGAGTGCAGTTCGTTGACCAACTTTAACAGCAAGTGTCAACTGTGTCAGCATATAATTATTTCTGCCTGtaaaaaaatagcacagaaTCTTACAGGTTCGTTCTAAATGGAGGATTTTCCTTACAGCTGTCTTTATTAATGTTCATATCAGAGACATCTATTTGCTGAAGGTAGTAGAGACTTGATCCAACTCAAATATGTTATTTGTTTGCAGATTCTCTCTCTTCTGGCTGTTATTTGTGAAGAAGTTGTGGAGGATTGTATCAAGTGTGGTGGACTTTACTTCTTTGAATTCACAAGCTGCAGTGCCTTTCTTTTGACCCTCCTGATCCCATGTGTGTATTGCACTGATGTATATGAAACATTTGGGGAAGATAAAGTACAGAGAGTGgtatggaatttattttttttaaaaccaaaccatttcTTGTAAGTGCTTAAAGACTACTGTGGAGTAAAAAGGCTATGCAGAATgaatctccttttcttctctatttaaAGGGTAGATTAAAGTAgcttataattaaaaaaaaaaaattagtcaacTTTGAGAATCCCTTTTATATTGATAAAATTTCCAAAATTGTCACATTGGTTACCTGCAGGATTTTAGGACTTGTTTGAAAGTCTTTCACGCACACTAATACTACTGTGTAGTTATCttgtatatgtacatatatagaACACAGTTTACTGTCAGAATGGTATTTGTAACTTGCCTGTTTACCCCATCTATTTTCCTACTGGTTGTGGCCTACTTCCTTTTTTGGTAAAATCGTACTTGTTAGAGTTCATGCTTTTATATTTCACAAGATCCAGCAGTGGCACAAAGTTGCTCTGTAAAGTCAGTAAGAAGTGTCCTATGAGCATCCCTTCTTACTTGTCTTCAGAGCAAACAGTAGGGTTTTTTACGTGAAGGTACAGATAAGGGAGTGTAGTAAGAGATTTGAATGAGCACATTTACTTACAGGTTTCTGGTTTCCTAGATGTTTTGCATAGGGAATAATGCTAGTGTGGTTGACCCGAGCCTGAATTTGATTGTGAAAGAAGTTAGATGAAATGATCAAAATACTTAAAGATGACAAAACCAAGGGAGTATGTGATGCAGATTCTTTTAAATAGTTGATAATGTTGAATGTTGTTTGGAATATAgctgtaaaatgtattttctgaagctCCCATTAGCATCAAAGTTTCAAAGCATAAATTCACTGGCAGATTAACTCAGCTGCTGTTATGATGCTTGCTCTTTTTCAGGTGTATATCGACAACTCtataacattcatttttttatatttgcagaaTTTTTGGGCCATGCCAACCATAGGCGTCTTTTTTCTGTTAGCGTCAATAGTGCTTGCCGCGACCAGCGCTGGGTCTGCTGTTGAAAAAGCTGCATGTGTAAGTCTTAAAATCACATAACTTACTTTGTATGTAACTTCTATGTTAATTTCTCTGCCCTCTAAACCTCACTCAGTTCGCAGGGAAGAAACTGGGCAGAGAACAGACATCAGTGCATTGTGATGTTTCAGGAGGAATTAGCTATTACAGACCTTCCAGATACTTACCATAGGAAATCCAAAGAGCAAGCTTTCCTCAGGATTGCTGAAAAGCTCTGCGTgcacctgcagctcccaccaTTTGCAGCTTGTTCCTGGGTTCCTCAGACTTCACTGGTTTGGCTCCATGTAATTCCCTGTCACCTGTTAGTATTTTGACGTTGCTATCTCTCACTGCTTCCCCAGTTCTCGGATACCCTATCTCTGAAATGCCTACGTTTTTCCTCAATTGTCCTTTCGTAATGCCACCCCCTCACAAAGTCAGCAAGAAACCATGTCTTTTGCCAGGCATTATAATGCACATGTGGGGAATGCTGACTTGCAAAGGCTGCAGTAAGAGCAGCAGTTTCCTCAGCGACAGAAATAGCTAGGAGAGCGACAGGGTATGCATCTCTCAGGGAACACTGAAGAGGCTTTGGAATGCTGTGGGTGTTGTAATTCCTCACTTATTTGGCACTTTTTTACAATAACCTTGGAATTCTGAATATGTCAgtttaaaagatgaaattttaattttattcttgaaTGAGAAAAAACTAGTTcgaaaagaaaggaaaataattctgttccACAGGCAGCCTGAACTATTAGAGATGCACACTTCGGTGTAGTCATCTTTTGTGGAATTGATATATTCAAACCTAATGGTTTGAGTATAAAgtctttcagggttttttttcctggtgctggaaaaaaaaaccctactgtGATTTAAGACTTACTGGTGTCAAATTGCTTTGAGGCAAACCAGTTGTGTAAAATTTAGGTAAAACTTAGAATAATGCATGTATTTCCTTGTTTGAATGAAGCTGCTGAAACCAACCTTCTCCTTATCACTATCTTGCCATGACTAATAATGAAATGTCATTaacaaaatgtcatttctttCCCCCTTGCTGACCCAGTAAGGACTTGCTTAGGATCTGCAGATCTTATCCGCCTTCACCTTCCACGTGTTACTCTTCTTCGCTTAGTCCCTTTAATCAGCAGCCATCTCTTAGATAAATGCTCTGCTATACCACAAATGCCatgcttttttaataactaatttttgcaataaaattaatatatttttagtattaaGGGCTGTTTAGAAAATATTGTGTGGTTCACGCTTGATTAAGAGAATGAGAACTGTAAAAATTTTTGCATTAAATGTGCtagaattattatttctgatCTGTTTCTAATTTAAATGGAATCACCGATTTAAGGAGGACTGGAAACTTAATGCATTCTTAATGTCTGTAAATAGTCCAGCAAATTTCTCCAAACGATGTTAGAATATTGTTAatgtttgtatattttaaaatcatatatatCTTTCACTTTTACAGACATTTGGATTTCTTGCAAGTGCTGCCTTTTTATCTGAAACTATGATAGAGTATTTTCACAGTCggaaacaaaacataaacagaCGCTCTGAAAATCCTGGCAACACTCAGTGCGCCACGGAAGATCAGCCACTGAATAAACAAAGCTAATTTTCtggaattctttctttttttttttttttaacagagcaaACTAAATTGAACTTTCAGTGCACTGTAGGTAACAacttctgtctcttccttttaATCAATTTTGTACACATTGCTCATCACAAATTTCTACAGATTCTTAGGTCAAGTTCGGCATCTTGGGCATCATGTTCTAAGGTCCTGCCACCTGT is part of the Balearica regulorum gibbericeps isolate bBalReg1 chromosome 2, bBalReg1.pri, whole genome shotgun sequence genome and encodes:
- the CMTM6 gene encoding CKLF-like MARVEL transmembrane domain-containing protein 6: MENGSVYNETTEPQVKSPRRPFGCTLRHLWGWRLPTKALQAILSLLAVICEEVVEDCIKCGGLYFFEFTSCSAFLLTLLIPCVYCTDVYETFGEDKVQRVNFWAMPTIGVFFLLASIVLAATSAGSAVEKAACTFGFLASAAFLSETMIEYFHSRKQNINRRSENPGNTQCATEDQPLNKQS